One window of the Rufibacter radiotolerans genome contains the following:
- the murC gene encoding UDP-N-acetylmuramate--L-alanine ligase, whose translation MNLHQYKHIYFLGIGGIGMSALARWFLAKGFAVAGYDKTPTPLTQKLGEEGAQIHFEDSVDLIPASFRKNRQETLVVLTPAVPATHAERQYLEEEGYTIMKRSQVLGLLTKDQYLVAVAGTHGKTTTSSMVAHLLHHAGVSTSAFLGGISTDLGSNLLLPNQKEERALAVVEADEYDRSFLTLYPDIAVITSTDPDHLDIYGAKEALVESFRQFVRQIKPHGYLLLNHTADQSIAAAADPSVTVIRYGLEDEELCATEVRIADGAMKFSAKGRNLLLPETTLQVPGFHNVENALAAAQAVSLVGVPVEKIHSGIAAYTGVKRRFEKVYVSEKRVYLDDYAHHPREIEAFLNSVRALYPGKFIRAIFQPHLFTRTRDFVEGFAQSLSLADEVWLLDIYPARELPIEGVTAQLIFDKLQVENKKMIDRDQVLEALGKDLDFNVLATIGAGDIDILVPGIKKLLEEKAHVLE comes from the coding sequence ATGAACCTGCACCAATACAAGCATATCTACTTCCTGGGCATAGGCGGGATTGGCATGAGCGCGCTGGCCCGCTGGTTTCTGGCCAAGGGTTTTGCCGTGGCTGGCTATGACAAGACGCCCACGCCCCTTACCCAGAAGCTAGGGGAGGAGGGAGCCCAGATTCATTTTGAGGATAGCGTAGATCTGATTCCTGCCTCTTTTAGGAAAAACAGGCAGGAAACGCTGGTGGTGCTGACCCCGGCCGTGCCCGCTACGCATGCAGAGCGGCAATACCTGGAGGAGGAGGGCTACACCATTATGAAACGCTCCCAGGTGCTGGGGCTGCTTACAAAGGACCAATATCTGGTGGCGGTGGCCGGTACCCACGGGAAAACCACCACCTCATCCATGGTGGCGCACCTGTTGCACCACGCCGGCGTTTCCACCTCGGCCTTCCTAGGTGGCATCTCCACCGACCTGGGCTCCAACCTGCTGTTGCCTAACCAAAAGGAAGAGCGTGCGCTGGCGGTGGTAGAGGCAGATGAGTATGACCGGTCCTTCCTGACGCTGTACCCAGACATAGCGGTGATTACCTCCACTGACCCAGATCACCTGGATATTTACGGGGCCAAGGAGGCATTGGTGGAGTCGTTCCGGCAGTTTGTGCGGCAGATCAAGCCCCACGGTTACCTGCTGCTCAACCATACCGCCGACCAAAGCATTGCCGCGGCGGCAGACCCTTCGGTTACGGTAATTCGCTATGGGCTTGAGGATGAGGAACTATGTGCTACCGAGGTAAGAATTGCCGATGGCGCCATGAAATTTTCAGCCAAAGGCAGGAACTTACTACTCCCTGAAACCACTTTGCAGGTGCCGGGTTTCCACAACGTTGAGAACGCTTTGGCGGCCGCGCAGGCAGTTTCCTTGGTGGGGGTCCCGGTTGAAAAAATTCATTCTGGAATTGCGGCTTATACGGGCGTAAAAAGGCGGTTTGAAAAGGTATATGTGTCGGAAAAAAGGGTATATTTAGACGATTATGCGCACCACCCCCGGGAGATAGAAGCTTTCCTGAATTCGGTGAGGGCGCTTTACCCCGGCAAGTTTATCAGAGCAATTTTTCAACCCCATTTATTTACCCGCACCCGTGATTTTGTAGAGGGATTTGCCCAAAGCCTGAGCCTGGCAGATGAGGTTTGGCTGTTGGATATCTATCCGGCCAGGGAGTTGCCCATAGAAGGGGTGACGGCCCAGTTGATTTTTGACAAATTACAAGTTGAAAACAAAAAGATGATAGACCGTGACCAAGTGTTGGAAGCGTTAGGCAAAGACTTGGATTTTAATGTGTTGGCCACCATAGGGGCTGGCGATATAGATATATTGGTACCCGGTATTAAAAAACTGTTGGAGGAGAAGGCGCATGTATTGGAATAG